The following DNA comes from Harpia harpyja isolate bHarHar1 chromosome 26 unlocalized genomic scaffold, bHarHar1 primary haplotype SUPER_26_unloc_3, whole genome shotgun sequence.
TTCCCTCTGgttcttgcccccccccccccggttttggGGTGCCTGGCGCTGCCCTGGCCGGCCGCTCTCTGCCGGCATTCTCCCCTTCCCTGGCCATCGTGGGCCACTTCCCCCCATTTTGGCAACCCCCCCCCAATCCCGTCTCATCCCTTGTTCTgggagccccccacccccccgcggTTTGGGGGAGCCCCCACCTGTCGGCGCCGGCGCAGGAGAGCATCTTGTGATGCGGATGACGTGGAAGGGGTGCAGGCGGACGCGGATGTGGAACCCGTCCTTCCCGCAGCTCTTCACCATGTACTTGTTGGCGCAGATGCGGGCGGCCTccagcgctggggggggggggggaagagattttggggggggggggggtcacggctggCAGGGACACCCCCCCGGGTCACCCCCGCTCCGCTGAGGGacccccaacctcccccccccccgcctcggacGCACCCTCCGAGCTGAGCTGCTCGTACTCGTCCGACACCATGTGCCCGCAGAGGGGGAACTCGTCCACCTTCGCCTTCTTCCGCCCCAGGTCGAAGATTGCGGATTTTGGGGTCTGCggaggaaaaaaatgggggggTGGCGTCAGGGGCGGCCCCCCCAAACAGCGGCTacgggagtgggggggggggcgacggtACCCCAAAACCAGGGTGGGGGCTGCGGACTTACCAGGGACCCCCCTGCAGAAGCGGGACTTGGGGTACGGCTTGTTCTTCAGTATCTGTaactgggggggaggggcggcagtgaaggggggggggcggcagtgAAGGGGGGGGCAAAGGCGCCCCGAAATCGCGTAATGCCCTTCacagcgccccccccgccccgtccccacctcccccctccctccgcaAGCGGCCCCCCAAGCCTTTAGCCCGTGACGTCGAGAGGTGTGGGACAACGTCACCCatcccagccccccccctccccctccccctccccgcgcgGTGACGTCACGCGGCTCACCATCGCGCCGGGCGGCGGCCCATGGCGGCTCCGGGCCGTGGGGACCTGAGTGGAGGGAATAAGCGGAACGGACTGAGCGGGGGGCGACGCCGCGGCCTACGGGACCCCCCCGcagcctccccgccgccgcccggccccgccgcggccccgcgctcACCTCGCCGTGCGCCAAAAAGAGGAAGGCGGCGCCTGCGCGCTGCTTATATATGGCGCCCGCCCACCGGCTTTCCGGCCACCGCCTCTCAACTTCCGGCGGCGCTCTGGCCGCCCGGCGGAGGACCCGCCCGCGGGGACGCGACGAGACGAGCCCGACGGCGGCCGCCGCGAACCAGGGAAGCGGCGGCGGCCCCGAGAAGAcggggggaggcgggaggggagcggcggagggcggcgggggctccCGGCGCCGGTTCTCGGTGGATAGAGGCGGGGGGCGACGTTCTAGCGAGCTCAGTCAGCATAGAG
Coding sequences within:
- the LOC128138011 gene encoding LOW QUALITY PROTEIN: 60S ribosomal protein L10-like (The sequence of the model RefSeq protein was modified relative to this genomic sequence to represent the inferred CDS: inserted 1 base in 1 codon; deleted 1 base in 1 codon), translated to MRGGSMNRRREPPPPSAAPLPPPPVFSGPPPLPWFAAAAVGLVSSRPRGRVLRRAARAPPEVERRWPESRWAGAIYKQRAGAAFLFLAHGEVPTARSRHGPPPGAMLQILKNKPYPKSRFCRGVPDPKIRIFDLGRKKAKVDEFPLCGHMVSDEYEQLSSEALEAARICANKYMVKSCGKDGFHIRVRLHPFHVIRIXKMLSCAGAD